From the genome of Cellvibrio japonicus Ueda107, one region includes:
- a CDS encoding efflux RND transporter permease subunit, with product MTIAEPFIKRPVASCLVALGIVLLGLLSWRMLPVAPLPQVDFPAVQIYAALPGASPESMAATVATPLERALGSIPGVTAINSNSTQGSTFIWVEFTLDRDLDSAARDVQAALNEARGQLPAGMPGNPGYRKISPSQAPIMALALSSPNLSLSDLYDAASTILAQQLSQIKGVGQVGIDGASLPAVRIQLNPNALSSYGIALDEVRNAISNANVQRPLGLLEENDSRWQVYTNESLRTAVDYQDLVIRYGEAGPVRLRDVATVTDSVENRYTNGFHNQSSAVTLTVSRQTGANIVATIDAINAQLPTLRALMPADTQLKVVMDRSPGIRATLKEAEITLMLAVLLVVGVVWAFLRSPQSALIPSLSLPVSIIGAFVVMYLWGFSLNNLSLMALIVAAGLVVDDAIVVLENIKRHIERGAPPFEAAIQGAREVGFTLLAMNITLVVIFVSILLMGGVIEKLFREFSITLAAAMLISLVVSLSLTPALCGQLLKPEAPKETKPGIFDDLKQGYASLLSWALRHSRIVMLILVGVIGVNIYLYIAIPKTMLPDQDTGQMTAFIRGDDGFSFQIMQPKIEAFRQYLLTDPAIEDVFGASGGGNGVTNAWMRISLKPMAERGVPVSEVVDRLRRNMPRIPGAIMMVNADQDIRLSSPFSRSSHEVMMLSDDLRLLHTWAAKLTTAMQQMPEVTDIDGVREEGTQQVVLTIDREAAQRLGVDMATIASLLNNSFSQRQVSTMYEAMNQYRVVMELEPGYTATPDVLNHLQVITRTGARVPLSTLSSFTYGLAEDRIRRSNQFVSESIGYGLAEGYNEQQARAAIETKVAELMMPKEVYLAAPGSTRPGWGPSVPGMSQNPAILIGCVLLAVYLILGILYESTIHPLTILSTLPSAGIGALLALQLSDTPFSLIAMLGLFLLIGIVMKNAILMIDFALELERREGLSSRDSIYQAALMRFRPILMTNLAGVLGALPLILGFNEGSELRTPLGITIIGGLAVSQVLTLFTTPVVYLYMEKVRNWGLGKKYAHPAGV from the coding sequence ATGACCATTGCCGAACCCTTTATCAAGCGCCCCGTTGCCTCCTGCCTGGTGGCACTGGGGATAGTGCTGCTCGGTTTGCTGTCCTGGCGCATGCTGCCGGTAGCGCCCCTGCCCCAGGTGGATTTCCCCGCCGTGCAGATCTACGCGGCACTGCCCGGCGCCAGCCCGGAGAGCATGGCAGCCACCGTTGCCACGCCACTGGAGCGCGCCCTAGGCAGCATTCCCGGCGTCACCGCTATCAACTCCAACTCAACCCAGGGCTCTACTTTCATCTGGGTTGAATTTACCCTGGACCGCGACCTGGACTCCGCCGCGCGCGACGTCCAGGCCGCACTTAACGAGGCGCGCGGCCAACTGCCGGCGGGTATGCCGGGCAATCCCGGCTACCGTAAGATCAGCCCATCCCAGGCCCCGATCATGGCCCTGGCACTCAGCTCGCCCAACCTGTCGCTGAGCGACCTCTACGATGCTGCCTCGACCATCCTCGCCCAGCAGCTATCGCAAATTAAAGGCGTTGGGCAGGTGGGGATCGACGGCGCCTCGCTGCCGGCGGTACGCATCCAGCTGAATCCCAACGCGCTGTCCAGCTACGGCATCGCCCTGGATGAGGTGCGCAATGCCATCAGCAACGCCAATGTGCAGCGCCCGCTGGGGCTGTTGGAAGAAAACGATTCGCGCTGGCAGGTCTACACCAACGAAAGCCTGCGCACGGCGGTTGACTACCAGGACCTGGTTATACGCTACGGCGAGGCCGGCCCGGTGCGACTCAGGGATGTCGCTACCGTGACCGACTCGGTGGAAAACCGCTATACCAATGGCTTCCACAACCAAAGCTCTGCGGTCACCCTGACCGTGAGCCGCCAGACCGGTGCCAACATTGTCGCAACCATCGATGCCATCAACGCCCAACTGCCAACCCTGCGCGCACTCATGCCCGCCGATACCCAGCTCAAGGTCGTGATGGATCGCTCACCCGGTATTCGCGCCACCCTGAAAGAGGCCGAAATCACCCTGATGCTGGCGGTACTGCTGGTGGTTGGCGTGGTCTGGGCCTTTTTACGCAGCCCGCAAAGTGCCCTGATTCCCAGCCTGTCGCTGCCGGTCTCCATCATCGGCGCCTTTGTGGTCATGTACCTCTGGGGCTTTTCGCTCAATAACCTGTCGCTGATGGCCCTGATCGTCGCCGCCGGGCTGGTAGTGGACGACGCCATCGTGGTGCTGGAGAACATCAAGCGCCATATCGAGCGCGGCGCACCGCCGTTCGAGGCAGCCATCCAGGGCGCGCGCGAAGTGGGCTTTACCCTGCTGGCCATGAATATCACCCTGGTGGTGATTTTCGTCTCCATCCTGTTGATGGGCGGGGTGATCGAAAAACTGTTCCGCGAATTCTCCATCACCCTCGCCGCTGCCATGCTGATCTCGCTGGTGGTATCGCTCAGCCTCACACCGGCACTGTGCGGCCAGTTACTCAAACCCGAGGCCCCAAAAGAGACCAAACCCGGCATTTTTGACGACCTCAAGCAAGGCTATGCCAGCCTGCTTTCCTGGGCGTTGCGCCACAGCCGTATCGTAATGTTGATCCTGGTCGGGGTTATCGGCGTGAATATCTACCTGTATATCGCCATCCCCAAAACCATGTTGCCCGACCAGGACACCGGGCAGATGACGGCGTTTATTCGCGGCGATGACGGCTTCTCCTTCCAGATCATGCAGCCCAAAATCGAAGCCTTCCGCCAATACCTGCTCACCGACCCGGCGATAGAAGACGTATTTGGCGCGAGCGGCGGTGGCAACGGCGTAACCAACGCCTGGATGCGCATCAGCCTCAAACCCATGGCCGAGCGCGGTGTGCCGGTGAGCGAGGTGGTCGACCGGCTGCGCCGCAATATGCCCAGGATTCCCGGCGCCATCATGATGGTCAACGCCGACCAGGATATCCGGCTCTCATCACCGTTCAGCCGCAGTTCCCACGAAGTCATGATGCTGTCCGATGACCTGCGCCTGCTGCACACCTGGGCCGCCAAGCTCACCACCGCCATGCAGCAAATGCCGGAAGTGACCGACATTGACGGCGTGCGCGAGGAGGGCACCCAGCAAGTCGTCCTCACCATCGACCGCGAAGCGGCCCAGCGCCTGGGGGTAGATATGGCGACCATTGCCAGCCTGCTCAACAACTCCTTTTCCCAGCGCCAGGTATCAACCATGTACGAGGCGATGAACCAGTATCGGGTCGTAATGGAACTGGAGCCTGGCTATACCGCCACACCGGATGTCCTGAACCACCTGCAAGTCATCACCCGCACAGGCGCGCGCGTCCCCCTCTCCACCCTGTCCAGTTTTACCTACGGGCTGGCAGAAGACCGCATCCGGCGCAGCAACCAGTTTGTCTCGGAAAGCATCGGTTATGGCCTGGCCGAAGGCTACAACGAGCAGCAGGCCCGCGCTGCTATCGAAACCAAGGTTGCGGAGTTGATGATGCCCAAGGAGGTCTACCTGGCCGCCCCCGGCAGCACCCGGCCCGGCTGGGGCCCCAGCGTACCCGGTATGTCGCAAAACCCGGCGATCCTGATCGGCTGCGTGCTGCTCGCGGTCTATCTGATCCTGGGGATTTTGTACGAAAGCACCATCCATCCGCTCACCATCCTCTCCACCCTGCCCTCGGCAGGCATAGGTGCGCTGCTGGCGCTGCAGCTCAGCGACACACCTTTCAGCCTGATCGCGATGCTGGGCCTATTTTTGTTAATTGGGATAGTGATGAAAAATGCGATCCTGATGATCGACTTTGCCCTGGAGCTGGAAAGACGCGAAGGCTTGTCGTCACGCGACTCCATCTACCAGGCAGCACTCATGCGCTTCCGCCCCATCCTCATGACCAACCTCGCCGGCGTCCTGGGCGCACTGCCGTTAATCCTCGGCTTTAACGAAGGCTCGGAACTGCGCACCCCGCTGGGCATCACCATCATTGGTGGATTGGCTGTCAGCCAGGTACTGACGCTGTTCACTACGCCGGTGGTGTATTTGTATATGGAGAAGGTGAGGAATTGGGGGCTGGGGAAGAAGTACGCTCATCCGGCAGGTGTTTGA
- a CDS encoding Fic family protein yields MSTNTSASNLLLQTIQATNGLSLNQLLEQHPNISRRTAQRLISELIGSGQIVATGKARSRRYFAATKSSTVLVGFPDYIPLSSDSRDIVAYINQPLAARKPVGYQLEFLAAYQPNNSYYLPQTLRLQLHKMGRTKLHQEPAGTYSRAILNRLLIDLSWASSHLEGNTYSRLDTIELIEQGKVAQGKALLETQMILNHKTAIEMLVANSDSVGFNHYTLMNLHSALAENLLTNPADEGRIRMHAVDISQSVYRPLGAPQQIQTALDMLLTKVNQINDPFEQSFFMMVHLPYLQPFADINKRTSRLAANLPLFQANLCPLTFLDVPEQAYSCATLGVYELTRVELLRDLYLWAYERSTQEYLAIKQSLAEPDPARLVWRDLIKTTVRDIVLHPEIDSLIKISDTVANHVTAAERTNVQALIIEELRRLHEGVLARYGLRPSEFSAWKKVQQQ; encoded by the coding sequence ATGTCAACCAATACCAGCGCCAGCAACCTGCTACTCCAGACTATCCAGGCCACCAACGGCCTTTCCCTGAACCAGCTACTGGAACAGCACCCCAATATTTCCCGCAGAACTGCCCAGCGGCTGATCAGTGAACTGATCGGGTCTGGCCAGATTGTGGCAACGGGTAAAGCGCGCTCAAGACGCTACTTTGCTGCCACCAAGAGCTCAACCGTCCTGGTTGGCTTTCCCGATTACATCCCTCTATCCTCCGACAGCAGAGACATAGTGGCCTATATCAACCAGCCACTTGCCGCCCGCAAACCGGTGGGATATCAGCTTGAATTCCTGGCGGCATACCAACCCAACAACAGCTATTACCTGCCCCAAACCCTGCGCCTTCAACTGCATAAAATGGGGCGTACCAAACTGCATCAGGAACCCGCCGGCACCTATAGTCGCGCTATCCTGAACCGCTTGTTAATCGACTTATCCTGGGCATCCAGCCACCTGGAGGGCAATACTTACTCACGCCTGGATACCATCGAATTAATCGAACAAGGCAAGGTGGCCCAGGGAAAAGCCTTGCTGGAAACACAGATGATCCTGAACCACAAAACAGCGATTGAAATGCTCGTTGCCAATAGTGATAGCGTCGGATTCAACCATTACACCCTGATGAATTTACACAGTGCGCTTGCCGAAAATTTACTGACCAATCCTGCCGATGAAGGCCGTATCAGGATGCACGCAGTCGATATCAGCCAAAGTGTTTATCGCCCCCTGGGCGCTCCACAGCAAATACAAACAGCGCTCGATATGCTGTTGACCAAGGTCAACCAGATCAACGATCCCTTTGAACAATCTTTCTTTATGATGGTGCACCTGCCCTATTTACAACCCTTTGCCGATATCAACAAACGCACCTCTCGCCTGGCTGCCAACCTGCCACTATTCCAGGCCAACCTCTGCCCACTCACATTTTTGGATGTTCCCGAACAAGCCTATAGTTGTGCCACTCTCGGTGTCTATGAGCTAACCCGAGTAGAACTATTACGCGATCTTTACTTGTGGGCTTACGAGCGCTCCACACAAGAATACCTGGCCATCAAACAAAGCCTTGCCGAACCCGACCCGGCAAGGCTGGTATGGCGAGATCTGATCAAAACCACGGTTAGAGATATAGTCCTGCATCCAGAAATAGACTCTCTCATAAAAATTAGTGACACCGTTGCAAACCATGTTACCGCAGCCGAGCGCACTAATGTGCAAGCATTGATTATTGAAGAATTGCGTCGATTACATGAGGGGGTATTGGCACGTTATGGATTGCGGCCTTCCGAGTTTTCGGCCTGGAAAAAAGTGCAGCAGCAATAA
- a CDS encoding ParA family protein, whose protein sequence is MIKIAFYNLKGGVGKTTTAVNMAYMAASAKKDTILWDLDPQAAASWFCQQEAETSKAIKLFSKGKAIGEMELYSPYLRLMLIPADLSLRSLDSEFDELAKDKKFFKQLLKPLADKADVLIFDCPPTLSPSVELLLQEVDILLIPMIPSPLSIRAMEQVVEFLKTKKSAPERIYGFFNQVDLRRSLHREAIENSKKMPVPMLKTWIPNDAAVEQMGLRRAPLTSYNQRSRAALAYLDLWKEIARLLRAAEKDN, encoded by the coding sequence ATGATCAAGATTGCGTTTTACAACCTCAAGGGTGGTGTGGGTAAAACCACCACAGCAGTCAACATGGCCTATATGGCCGCCTCCGCCAAAAAAGACACCATCCTTTGGGATCTCGACCCCCAGGCGGCCGCCAGTTGGTTTTGCCAACAGGAGGCGGAAACCAGCAAGGCTATCAAACTGTTCAGCAAGGGCAAAGCCATTGGTGAAATGGAACTATACAGCCCTTACCTGCGCCTGATGCTGATCCCTGCCGACCTCAGCCTGCGCAGCCTCGACAGTGAATTTGACGAGTTGGCCAAGGATAAAAAGTTCTTTAAACAGCTGCTCAAACCCCTGGCTGACAAAGCCGATGTATTGATTTTCGATTGCCCTCCCACCTTATCGCCCAGTGTGGAATTGCTATTACAGGAAGTGGATATTCTGCTGATTCCCATGATTCCGAGCCCGCTCAGTATCCGTGCTATGGAACAGGTGGTGGAGTTTCTGAAAACAAAAAAATCGGCCCCTGAACGGATTTATGGTTTTTTCAACCAGGTGGATCTGCGCCGCAGCCTGCATCGCGAGGCTATTGAAAACAGCAAAAAAATGCCGGTGCCCATGCTCAAAACCTGGATACCCAATGATGCGGCTGTAGAGCAAATGGGACTGCGCCGCGCGCCCCTGACCAGTTACAATCAGCGCAGCCGCGCCGCGCTTGCCTATCTTGATTTGTGGAAGGAAATTGCGCGCCTGTTGCGCGCGGCAGAAAAAGACAATTAA
- a CDS encoding serine/threonine protein kinase has protein sequence MNSGHPYETLTPDLVLDAIEAAGFMTDARILALNSYENRVYQVGIEGASPLIAKFYRPGRWSDAQILEEHQFTQALQDLEISVVPPLADGAGHTLREYQGFRFALYPRQGGHAPNLDDFDALLSLGRSLGRIHALGKAKPFDLRPALDIQSFGYDSYQFLLDNDFIPASLRESYRSLGADLLKGCDAMFARVKYQPIRLHGDCHPGNILWRDEPHFVDFDDARMGPAVQDLWMLLSGERDQQIAQLSELLEGYGEFCDFNPAELALIEALRSLRIMHYSAWLARRWADPAFPRHFPWFNSERYWGEHILELREQLAALNEPPLVIC, from the coding sequence ATGAACAGCGGTCACCCCTATGAAACCCTGACACCCGACCTGGTACTGGACGCGATTGAAGCAGCCGGTTTTATGACGGATGCACGCATCCTCGCACTCAATAGTTATGAAAACCGTGTTTATCAGGTGGGGATTGAGGGGGCATCTCCCTTGATCGCCAAGTTCTATCGTCCCGGGCGCTGGAGTGATGCCCAAATTTTGGAAGAGCACCAATTCACCCAAGCACTGCAAGACCTGGAAATCTCGGTGGTACCACCACTGGCCGATGGTGCAGGACACACCCTGCGCGAATACCAGGGCTTTCGCTTTGCACTTTACCCCCGCCAGGGCGGCCATGCGCCTAACCTCGATGATTTCGATGCCCTGCTTTCGCTGGGGCGCAGCCTGGGCCGCATCCACGCCCTGGGCAAAGCAAAGCCCTTCGACCTGCGCCCGGCCCTGGATATACAAAGCTTTGGCTACGACAGCTACCAGTTCCTGCTGGATAACGACTTTATTCCCGCAAGCCTGCGCGAATCCTATCGCAGCCTGGGAGCAGATTTGCTCAAGGGCTGCGATGCGATGTTCGCACGGGTGAAATACCAACCCATCCGCCTGCACGGCGATTGCCACCCGGGCAATATCCTCTGGCGCGACGAGCCGCATTTTGTCGACTTTGATGATGCCCGTATGGGACCCGCCGTACAGGATTTGTGGATGCTGCTCTCCGGAGAGCGGGACCAGCAAATTGCCCAACTCAGTGAGCTGCTGGAAGGGTACGGGGAATTTTGCGATTTTAACCCGGCCGAACTGGCGTTGATCGAGGCGCTACGCAGCCTGCGCATCATGCATTACAGCGCCTGGCTGGCGCGGCGCTGGGCCGACCCGGCCTTTCCCCGGCACTTCCCCTGGTTCAATAGCGAGCGCTATTGGGGCGAACACATCCTGGAATTGCGCGAACAACTGGCAGCTCTGAATGAGCCACCATTGGTTATTTGTTAA
- a CDS encoding multidrug efflux RND transporter permease subunit, translating to MSISKPFILRPVATSLVMLALLLAGLLGYRLLPVAALPQVDYPIIQIFTFNPGASPDVMARTITAPLERSLGQIPGVKQMSSTSSTGASIITLQFLLEIDLGVAEQEVQAALNTASNLLPGDLPTPPVYRKVNPADAPIMTLAVTSGSLPLPEVYDLVNTRMAQKLAQLPGVGMVTLAGGQRPALRIKVNPNALANTQLSMEQVRNTIVTANTNQPKGSFDGTYRSTMLDANDQIRSLDEYRNLIVSWRDGSPLRLGDVATVENGAEDRFLAAWANEQPAVLINIQRQPGANVIEVADNIQALLPKLTATMPASVSIAILSDRTHSIRASIRDVQKELIFAIFLVVAVTLVFLRSVPATIIPSLAVPLSLIGTFATLYFLDFSINNLTLMALTIATGFVVDDAIVMLENIARHREQGETPLNAALKGAGEIGFTLVSLTISLIAVLIPLLFMGDLVGRLFQEFAITLAVAIGISLLVSLTLTPMMCARMLKTAPMHDDSKPDFMERVIRRYGTLLDKVLEHQTAAMAVMLGTIALTAGLYLLVPKGFFPIQDSGAIQAITEAPQDTSFAAMTERQQQLAELILQDPDVEGLSSFIGVDGSNITLNSGRLLINLKPHHERSSHASDVIRRLQERIAPTSGITAWFQPLQELSIEDRVSRTQYQFTLTAPDISLLDEWAPQLLERLRHEPALADVTTDLQTRGLQAYVEIDRDAAARLGVSVSNIASSLQTAYAQRQIATLFTQANQYRVVLEVDPDYAQGLKALENTYVTSSSGRPVLLATLASISQRPAPLLINHQSQFPSTTFSFNLAEHASLGEAISAIEAVQVELALPAGVELRFQGAAEAFRASLSNTLWLILAAIVTMYIVLGVLYESFIHPVTILSTLPSATVGALLALLLVGQPLDLIAVIGVVLLIGLVKKNGIMMVDFALDAQRNLGMNPRQAIHRAALMRFRPILMTTLAALFGAIPLMLASGSGAELRQPLGLVMVGGLLVSQVLTLFTTPVVYLFFDRWVTRRRATADAAEVQGL from the coding sequence ATGAGTATTTCCAAACCCTTTATCCTGCGCCCGGTCGCCACCTCCCTGGTGATGCTGGCGCTGTTGCTGGCTGGCCTGCTGGGCTACCGGCTGCTGCCGGTGGCCGCCCTGCCCCAGGTGGATTACCCGATCATCCAGATATTCACCTTCAACCCCGGTGCCAGCCCCGATGTGATGGCACGCACCATTACCGCCCCGCTGGAGCGCAGCCTGGGACAGATTCCCGGGGTGAAGCAAATGTCCTCCACCAGCTCTACCGGTGCCTCCATTATTACCTTGCAGTTCCTGCTGGAAATTGACCTGGGTGTCGCCGAGCAGGAAGTACAGGCGGCACTGAATACCGCCAGCAACCTGCTACCCGGTGATCTGCCCACACCGCCGGTATATCGCAAGGTCAACCCGGCCGATGCGCCGATCATGACCCTGGCCGTCACCTCCGGCAGCCTGCCCTTGCCAGAGGTGTACGACCTGGTGAATACACGCATGGCGCAAAAACTGGCCCAATTACCCGGAGTGGGTATGGTCACCCTGGCCGGCGGCCAGCGCCCTGCGCTGCGCATCAAAGTAAACCCCAATGCCCTGGCCAATACCCAGTTGAGCATGGAGCAGGTACGCAACACCATCGTCACTGCCAACACCAACCAGCCCAAAGGCAGTTTTGACGGCACTTACCGCTCGACCATGCTCGATGCCAACGACCAGATACGCAGCCTGGACGAGTACCGCAACCTGATCGTCAGCTGGCGCGACGGTTCGCCGCTGCGCCTGGGCGATGTAGCCACTGTGGAAAACGGGGCGGAGGACCGCTTCCTCGCCGCCTGGGCCAATGAGCAGCCGGCGGTATTGATCAATATCCAGCGCCAGCCCGGTGCCAATGTGATTGAGGTCGCGGATAACATCCAGGCACTCCTGCCCAAGCTTACGGCCACCATGCCCGCCTCGGTCAGTATTGCTATCCTCAGCGACCGCACCCACAGCATCCGCGCATCCATCCGCGATGTGCAAAAAGAGCTGATTTTTGCCATCTTCCTGGTGGTCGCCGTCACCCTGGTTTTCCTGCGCTCGGTACCGGCCACCATTATCCCCAGCCTGGCGGTACCACTGTCGCTGATCGGCACCTTTGCCACCCTGTATTTCCTCGATTTTTCCATCAACAACCTCACCCTGATGGCGCTGACAATTGCGACGGGATTTGTGGTGGACGATGCCATCGTTATGCTGGAAAACATCGCCCGCCACCGCGAACAGGGCGAAACCCCGCTCAATGCGGCGCTCAAGGGTGCCGGTGAGATCGGGTTTACCCTGGTGTCCCTGACCATCTCGCTGATCGCCGTGTTAATCCCCCTGTTATTTATGGGCGACCTGGTAGGGCGCTTATTCCAGGAGTTTGCCATTACCCTGGCGGTGGCGATTGGCATTTCCCTGCTGGTATCCCTGACGCTCACCCCCATGATGTGCGCGCGCATGCTCAAGACGGCCCCCATGCACGACGACAGCAAGCCGGATTTTATGGAGCGGGTGATCCGTCGCTACGGCACACTGCTCGACAAGGTACTGGAGCACCAGACGGCGGCCATGGCGGTGATGCTGGGGACTATCGCGCTGACGGCGGGCTTATACCTGCTGGTGCCCAAAGGCTTTTTCCCAATCCAGGACAGTGGCGCTATCCAGGCCATTACCGAAGCGCCACAGGACACCTCCTTTGCCGCCATGACCGAGCGCCAGCAGCAGCTGGCCGAGCTGATCCTGCAAGACCCGGATGTGGAGGGGCTATCCTCGTTCATTGGCGTTGATGGCAGCAATATCACCCTCAACTCCGGGCGCCTGCTCATCAACCTCAAGCCCCATCACGAGCGCAGCAGCCATGCCAGCGATGTCATTCGCCGCCTGCAAGAGCGGATTGCTCCCACCAGTGGTATTACCGCCTGGTTCCAGCCGCTGCAGGAATTGAGTATCGAAGACCGTGTCAGCCGCACCCAATACCAGTTCACCCTGACCGCGCCGGACATTTCCCTGCTGGACGAATGGGCACCGCAGCTGCTGGAGCGCCTGCGCCATGAACCAGCCCTGGCCGACGTCACCACCGACCTGCAGACCCGCGGCCTGCAAGCCTATGTGGAGATCGACCGGGACGCGGCGGCGCGCCTGGGTGTGAGCGTAAGCAACATCGCCAGCAGCCTGCAAACAGCCTATGCCCAGCGCCAGATCGCCACCCTCTTTACCCAGGCCAACCAGTACCGGGTGGTACTGGAGGTGGACCCGGATTACGCCCAGGGCCTGAAAGCCCTGGAAAATACCTATGTAACCTCCAGCAGTGGCCGACCAGTATTACTCGCAACCCTGGCCAGCATCAGCCAGCGCCCGGCCCCTTTGCTGATCAACCACCAGAGCCAGTTCCCCTCAACCACCTTCTCGTTCAACCTGGCCGAGCACGCCTCGCTCGGTGAGGCGATCAGTGCCATCGAAGCCGTCCAGGTGGAACTGGCCTTGCCCGCCGGGGTGGAACTGCGCTTCCAGGGCGCCGCCGAAGCCTTCCGCGCCAGCCTCAGCAATACCCTGTGGCTGATACTTGCGGCCATTGTCACCATGTATATCGTACTGGGCGTGCTTTATGAGAGCTTTATCCACCCGGTCACCATCCTGTCCACCCTGCCCTCTGCCACCGTAGGTGCCCTGCTCGCGCTGCTGCTGGTGGGCCAGCCGCTGGATTTGATTGCGGTGATCGGGGTGGTGCTGTTGATTGGTTTGGTGAAAAAGAACGGCATCATGATGGTGGATTTTGCCCTGGACGCCCAGCGCAACCTGGGGATGAACCCGCGCCAGGCCATCCACCGCGCCGCACTGATGCGCTTCCGCCCGATCCTGATGACTACCCTGGCTGCGCTCTTTGGTGCAATTCCCCTGATGCTCGCCAGTGGTTCCGGGGCCGAGCTGCGCCAGCCGCTGGGCCTGGTGATGGTGGGAGGATTGCTGGTCAGCCAGGTGCTCACCCTGTTTACCACCCCGGTGGTTTACTTGTTCTTTGACCGCTGGGTCACCCGACGCCGCGCCACAGCAGACGCTGCCGAGGTACAGGGCTTATGA
- a CDS encoding tetratricopeptide repeat protein: MMLPRLLPLILVALVTGCTSVVHEPAPTRDTQVYPQPDIQQPGPDPAVVVPTPKPEPVAPAINPAVESLLRQARTQYQSQNYQGAIATAERGLRIDRRSADLYLVLAQSYVQLALPQKAKMFVQQGLRYAQQGSDAAVGLMRVQEVVGN, translated from the coding sequence ATGATGTTGCCGCGTTTATTACCTTTAATACTGGTTGCTCTGGTAACCGGTTGTACATCCGTTGTCCATGAACCTGCCCCTACCCGCGATACGCAGGTGTATCCACAGCCGGACATCCAGCAACCCGGACCTGACCCTGCCGTTGTAGTCCCCACGCCAAAACCGGAACCTGTGGCACCAGCAATTAATCCCGCCGTGGAAAGCCTTTTGCGCCAGGCCCGCACCCAATACCAGTCCCAAAACTACCAGGGCGCTATAGCAACCGCCGAGCGCGGCCTGCGCATCGACCGCCGCTCCGCAGATTTGTATCTGGTGCTCGCGCAGAGTTATGTGCAGTTGGCTTTGCCGCAAAAAGCCAAGATGTTTGTGCAGCAGGGCTTGCGCTATGCGCAGCAGGGATCGGATGCGGCGGTGGGTTTAATGAGGGTGCAGGAGGTTGTGGGAAATTAG